In a single window of the Chelonia mydas isolate rCheMyd1 chromosome 8, rCheMyd1.pri.v2, whole genome shotgun sequence genome:
- the NPHS2 gene encoding podocin isoform X1: MLLRSQPPMRMEKRSRSSSKESHRRNREPADSQGRREKVESRRAASKDREGPKRGKAKEGKSPMETDSRMPSSTVVDVDDVVSFDEETEVMALLESERQEEGMTSPGRGICEWLLTILSLLFIILTFPISVWFCMKIVREYERAIVFRLGRLLPGRPRGPGLFFFLPCLDTYHKVDRRLKTLEIPFHEVVTKDMVTVEIDAVCYYRMENASLLLTSVANLSSAVQLLVQTTMKRLLAHRSFSEILLERKSIGQEMKVALDAVTCRWGIKVERTEINHVRLPAELQQSLAMEAEAQRQAKVRVIAAEGEKAASESLKMAAEILASSPAAVQLRYLHTLQCLSAEKPSTIVLPLPFDLMNLVSAASHNSTGSSLPTSAPNHPEAPKDKKDSPML; encoded by the exons ATGCTCCTTCGCTCGCAGCCCCCGATGAGGATGGAAAAGCGGTCTCGCAGCTCCTCCAAGGAGTCCCACAGGAGGAACAGAGAGCCTGCAGACTcacagggcaggagagagaaggtggagagCAGAAGAGCAGCCAGCAAGGACAGAGAGGGACCCAAGAGGGGGAAAGCCAAGGAGGGCAAGAGCCCCATGGAGACAGACAGCAGGATGCCGAGCTCCACAGTGGTAGACGTGGACGATGTAGTGTCTTTCGACGAGGAAACAGAGGTGATGGCACTGCTGGAAAGTGAGCGACAAGAGGAAG ggATGACATCTCCCGGTCGAGGTATCTGTGAGTGGCTTCTTACCATCTTGTCCCTTCTCTTCATCATATTAACCTTCCCCATTTCTGTCTGGTTCTGCATGAAG ATCGTGCGGGAGTACGAGAGAGCCATCGTGTTCCGACTTGGGCGCCTCCTTCCCGGAAGGCCCCGAGGGCCCG gccttttcttcttccttccctgtCTGGATACATACCACAAGGTAGACCGTCGCCTCAAAACCCTAGAGATCCCCTTCCACGAG GTGGTGACCAAAGACATGGTTACCGTGGAAATAGATGCAGTCTGCTACTACCGGATGGAAAATGCCTCTCTCCTCCTAACCAGCGTGGCCAACCTCTCCAGCGCTGTCCAGCTGCTGGTACAGACAACCATGAAGCGCTTGCTGGCCCATCGATCCTTCAGTGAAATCCTCCTGGAGAGGAAGAGCATTGGCCAGGAAATGAAG GTCGCCTTGGATGCAGTCACATGTCGGTGGGGAATCAAGGTGGAGAGAACAGAAAT CAATCATGTGCGGCTGCCGGCTGAACTGCAGCAGTCCTTGGCAATGGAAGCAGAGGCCCAGAGACAGGCCAAAGTGCGG GTGATCGCTGCCGAGGGGGAGAAGGCTGCCTCCGAATCCCTGAAGATGGCAGCCGAGATCTtagccagctccccagctgctgtCCAGCTCCGTTACCTGCACACGCTGCAATGCCTGTCTGCTGAGAAACCTTCCACCATCGTCCTCCCTTTGCCCTTTGACCTAATGAATCTTGTATCTGCCGCTAGCCACAACTCCACGGGCAGCAGCCTTCCCACCAGCGCTCCCAATCACCCTGAGGCTCCAAAGGACAAGAAGGACTCCCCCATGCTATAG
- the NPHS2 gene encoding podocin isoform X2, with protein MLLRSQPPMRMEKRSRSSSKESHRRNREPADSQGRREKVESRRAASKDREGPKRGKAKEGKSPMETDSRMPSSTVVDVDDVVSFDEETEVMALLESERQEEGMTSPGRGICEWLLTILSLLFIILTFPISVWFCMKIVREYERAIVFRLGRLLPGRPRGPGLFFFLPCLDTYHKVDRRLKTLEIPFHEVVTKDMVTVEIDAVCYYRMENASLLLTSVANLSSAVQLLVQTTMKRLLAHRSFSEILLERKSIGQEMKVSPQGGRLGCSHMSVGNQGGENRNVAIMCGCRLNCSSPWQWKQRPRDRPKCG; from the exons ATGCTCCTTCGCTCGCAGCCCCCGATGAGGATGGAAAAGCGGTCTCGCAGCTCCTCCAAGGAGTCCCACAGGAGGAACAGAGAGCCTGCAGACTcacagggcaggagagagaaggtggagagCAGAAGAGCAGCCAGCAAGGACAGAGAGGGACCCAAGAGGGGGAAAGCCAAGGAGGGCAAGAGCCCCATGGAGACAGACAGCAGGATGCCGAGCTCCACAGTGGTAGACGTGGACGATGTAGTGTCTTTCGACGAGGAAACAGAGGTGATGGCACTGCTGGAAAGTGAGCGACAAGAGGAAG ggATGACATCTCCCGGTCGAGGTATCTGTGAGTGGCTTCTTACCATCTTGTCCCTTCTCTTCATCATATTAACCTTCCCCATTTCTGTCTGGTTCTGCATGAAG ATCGTGCGGGAGTACGAGAGAGCCATCGTGTTCCGACTTGGGCGCCTCCTTCCCGGAAGGCCCCGAGGGCCCG gccttttcttcttccttccctgtCTGGATACATACCACAAGGTAGACCGTCGCCTCAAAACCCTAGAGATCCCCTTCCACGAG GTGGTGACCAAAGACATGGTTACCGTGGAAATAGATGCAGTCTGCTACTACCGGATGGAAAATGCCTCTCTCCTCCTAACCAGCGTGGCCAACCTCTCCAGCGCTGTCCAGCTGCTGGTACAGACAACCATGAAGCGCTTGCTGGCCCATCGATCCTTCAGTGAAATCCTCCTGGAGAGGAAGAGCATTGGCCAGGAAATGAAGGTATCTCCACAAGgag GTCGCCTTGGATGCAGTCACATGTCGGTGGGGAATCAAGGTGGAGAGAACAGAAATGTAG CAATCATGTGCGGCTGCCGGCTGAACTGCAGCAGTCCTTGGCAATGGAAGCAGAGGCCCAGAGACAGGCCAAAGTGCGG GTGA